A single region of the Neomonachus schauinslandi chromosome 3, ASM220157v2, whole genome shotgun sequence genome encodes:
- the B3GALT1 gene encoding beta-1,3-galactosyltransferase 1 gives MASKVSCLYVLTVVCWASALWYLSITRPTSSYTGSKPFSHLTVARKNFTFGNIRTRPINPHSFEFLINEPNKCEKNIPFLVILISTTHKEFDARQAIRETWGDENNFKGIKIATLFLLGKNADPVLNQMVEQESQIFHDIIVEDFIDSYHNLTLKTLMGMRWVATFCSKAKYVMKTDSDIFVNMDNLIYKLLKPSTKPRRRYFTGYVINGGPIRDVRSKWYMPRDLYPDSNYPPFCSGTGYIFSADVAELIYKTSLHTRLLHLEDVYVGLCLRKLGIHPFQNSGFNHWKMAYSLCRYRRVITVHQISPEEMHRIWNDMSSKKHLRC, from the coding sequence ATGGCTTCAAAGGTCTCCTGTCTCTATGTTTTGACAGTTGTGTGCTGGGCCAGTGCCCTCTGGTATCTGAGTATAACTCGTCCCACTTCTTCCTACACTGGCTCCAAGCCATTCAGCCACCTAACAGTTGCCAGGAAAAACTTCACCTTTGGCAACATAAGAACTCGACCTATAAACCCACATTCTTTTGAATTTCTTATAAATGAACCCAACAAATGTGAGAAAAACATTCCTTTCCTTGTTATCCTCATCAGCACCACCCACAAAGAATTTGACGCCCGCCAGGCAATCCGAGAGACGTGGGGGGATGAGAACAACTTCAAAGGGATCAAGATAGCCACTCTCTTCCTCCTGGGCAAGAACGCGGATCCTGTTCTGAATCAGATGGTGGAGCAAGAGAGCCAAATCTTCCACGACATTATCGTGGAGGACTTTATTGACTCCTACCATAACCTTACCCTCAAAACACTAATGGGAATGAGATGGGTGGCCACTTTTTGTTCAAAAGCCAAGTATGTCATGAAAACAGACAGTGACATTTTTGTAAACATGGACAACCTTATTTACAAACTACTAAAACCCTCCACCAAGCCAAGAAGAAGGTATTTTACTGGCTATGTCATCAATGGAGGGCCAATCCGGGATGTCCGCAGTAAGTGGTACATGCCCAGGGATTTGTACCCTGACAGTAACTACCCACCGTTCTGTTCGGGGACTGGCTATATCTTTTCAGCTGATGTGGCTGAACTCATTTATAAGACCTCACTCCATACAAGGCTGCTTCACCTTGAAGATGTCTATGTGGGACTGTGTCTTCGAAAACTGGGCATACATCCTTTCCAGAACAGTGGCTTCAATCACTGGAAAATGGCCTACAGTTTGTGTAGATATCGCCGCGTCATCACTGTGCATCAGATCTCTCCAGAAGAAATGCACAGAATCTGGAATGACATGTCAAGCAAGAAACATCTCAGATGTTAG